In Mustela nigripes isolate SB6536 chromosome 10, MUSNIG.SB6536, whole genome shotgun sequence, one DNA window encodes the following:
- the LOC132026221 gene encoding proteasome activator complex subunit 3-like — translation MASPLELEQDVQGKVDSFRARIAQEAEDLVSTFFPQKLSELDSRVQELRLQDLSRIRSVPAVEPAAVPDPAGDAPNPDPPPPLQPQSSPKVPALPEGERQLLRSNQHLVELIERVKPEIELLREKCNTVRMWVQLLIPKVEDGDNFGVSIQEDTVDQLWTVESTAASYLRRFSTYYNTRAKLVSKIVKYPQVEDYRRTVAEVDENEYLSVRQILLHVRNQYATLHDVILKNIEKIKTPRSTNTDNLY, via the coding sequence ATGGCTTCCCCGCTGGAGCTGGAGCAGGACGTGCAGGGGAAAGTGGATTCGTTTCGAGCCCGCATCGCGCAGGAGGCCGAGGATCTGGTGTCCACCTTCTTCCCTCAGAAGTTGTCGGAGCTGGACAGTCGGGTCCAGGAGCTGCGCCTGCAGGACCTGTCCAGGATCCGCTCGGTGCCCGCCGTGGAGCCCGCCGCCGTGCCCGACCCCGCGGGGGACGCGCCCAACCCGgacccgccgccgccgctgcagcCCCAGTCCTCGCCCAAGGTGCCGGCCCTGCCCGAGGGCGAGAGGCAGCTGCTGCGGAGCAACCAGCATCTGGTGGAGCTGATTGAGCGGGTAAAGCCCGAGATCGAGCTGCTGAGAGAGAAGTGCAACACGGTGCGGATGTGGGTGCAGCTGCTCATCCCGAAGGTGGAGGACGGCGACAACTTCGGCGTGTCCATCCAGGAGGACACCGTGGACCAGCTGTGGACCGTGGAGAGCACCGCAGCCTCCTACCTGCGTCGCTTCTCCACCTACTACAACACCAGGGCCAAGCTGGTGTCCAAGATCGTGAAGTACCCCCAGGTGGAAGATTACCGCCGCACGGTGGCCGAGGTGGACGAGAACGAGTATCTGAGCGTGCGCCAGATCCTGCTGCACGTTCGGAACCAGTACGCCACCTTGCACGACGTGATCCTCAAAAACATCGAGAAGATCAAAACCCCTCGGAGCACCAACACTGACAACCTCTACTGA